A window of Hyperolius riggenbachi isolate aHypRig1 chromosome 1, aHypRig1.pri, whole genome shotgun sequence contains these coding sequences:
- the LOC137567710 gene encoding E3 ubiquitin/ISG15 ligase TRIM25-like yields MASAAGLSEVLECSICLNVYTDPVTRSCGHNFCRRCISEALDTQEKSGGYSCPGCRTQFRNRPVLQRNTTLHSIVENFLPMKPYQQYTGVSCSHCLHAQVPAVKSCLLCEASLCENHLRVHNKAPEHVLCDPTTSIKSRKCSIHNRILEYYCTEDSTCVCASCCLIGKHIGHKMDSLDEASEKKKKRLSTHLNKLMASKGGFEKRVQSLGKCRREAQEKADGKTKSATALFKKLRRLLDILESGIVSDISKQVEMELKSYDIKVLKLEGKKKGLYRKMCHIEKLCNMTDPLTILQEPDVGDLCDTEEAIEPLYGGGDLSVTNIFQKLHTISNTLSEVLPYAFMQKSAVISLNEITAGSCLCISNGKKTATFSLHEDCPEKPEKCPKTPENCPKTHDTCPETPENCPETICSKLPEKFKYRPQVVNTERFNSEQHYWEVDVVRSQDWKVGVCYPSMDRKGWSQSVIGNNKQSWCLQKWKNQYSLLHDGNTIQLPANIPMAKVGIYLDFKIGQISFYALSGRFRYLHTFTATFTEPLHAAFYVGEGSIKVGVATRKYEHYLGVK; encoded by the coding sequence ATGGCGTCTGCAGCTGGACTGAGCGAGGTGCTGGAGTGTTCCATCTGCCTGAACGTTTATACAGATCCTGTGACCCGGAGCTGTGGACACAACTTCTGTAGGAGATGTATCAGCGAAGCGCTGGATACACAGGAGAAGTCTGGAGGTTATTCCTGTCCAGGATGTAGGACACAGTTCAGGAATCGCCCTGTTCTACAGAGGAACACCACACTGCACAGCATAGTGGAGAACTTCCTGCCTATGAAGCCATATCAGCAGTACACTGGAGTCTCCTGCAGTCATTGTCTCCATGCACAGGTACCTGCTGTTAAATCCTGTCTGCTGTGTGAGGCTTCTCTGTGTGAGAACCACCTGAGGGTCCACAACAAGGCACCAGAACATGTGTTATGTGATCCCACCACCTCAATAAAGAGCAGGAAATGCTCCATTCACAACAGGatcctggagtattactgcactgaggattCTACTTGTGTCTGTGCATCCTGCTGTCTTATTGGAAAACACATCGGTCATAAGATGGACTCACTGGATGAGGCctctgagaagaagaagaaaagactgAGTACTCATCTGAATAAATTAATGGCAAGTAAAGGGGGCTTTGAGAAAAGAGTTCAGAGTCTGGGGAAATGCAGGAGAGAAGCACAAGAAAAAGCAGATGGTAAGACCAAGAGCGCCACTGCCCTGTTTAAAAAGCTCAGGAGATTGCTCGATATCCTGGAGTCTGGAATTGTGAGTGACATATCCAAGCAGGTAGAGATGGAGTTAAAATCTTATGATATAAAAGTTTTAAAACTAGAAGGAAAGAAGAAGGGGCTGTACAGGAAGATGTGTCACATTGAGAAGCTGTGTAACATGACGGATCCCCTGACTATCTTACAGGAACCAGACgtaggtgacttgtgtgacactgAGGAGGCTATTGAGCCGCTCTATGGTGGAGGAGATCTGAGTGTAACCAACATCTTCCAAAAATTGCACACAATTTCTAACACATTATCTGAGGTCCTTCCATATGCCTTTATGCAGAAATCAGCAGTTATATCACTGAATGAAATTACAGCTGGCAGTTGTTTATGTATATCAAATGGCAAGAAAACCGCAACATTTTCCCTACATGAGGACTGCCCAGAAAAACCTGAAAAATGTCCAAAAACacctgaaaattgtccaaaaacacATGACACCTGTCCAGAAACCCCTGAAAACTGTCCAGAAACAATTTGCTCAAAACTACCTGAAAAGTTTAAATATCGTCCTCAGGTGGTAAATACTGAGCGTTTCAACTCAGAAcaacattactgggaagtggatgttgtGCGGTCACAGGACTGGAAGGTTGGGgtgtgttaccccagtatggaCAGGAAAGGCTGGAGTCAGTCAGTTATCGGAAATAATAAGCAGTCCTGGTGTTTACAGAAGTGGAAAAACCAATATTCATTGTTACATGATGGGAATACTATCCAACTACCAGCCAACATCCCAATGGCAAAAGTTGGGATATATCTGGATTTTAAGATtgggcagatctccttttatgcctTGAGTGGTCGATTCAGGTAtctccacaccttcactgccaccttcactgagcccctccatgctgcattTTATGTAGGGGAGGGCTCTATAAAGGTAGGAGTGGCAACAAGAAAATATGAGCACTATCTGGGTGTCAAGTAG
- the LOC137566161 gene encoding tripartite motif-containing protein 75-like, producing MASAGLSEVLECSICLNVYTDPVTLSCGHNFCRRCISEALDTQEKSGGYSCPGCRAKFRNRPALQRNTTLHSIVENFLPMKPDLQYTGVSSSLCKEHLRVHNKAPEHVLCAPTTSIKSRKCSIHNRILEFYCTEDSTCVCVYCLIGKHTGHKKETLDTASEKKKKKLSTHLQKLMTRVGETEKSIQSLLNSRREAQEKADGETERVAALFRNLRRRLDDLETKIMSDITNQAGKKFQFYDKNVQQLEMKKEELSRKMRHIEELCNMTDPLTVLQEPDTGDLCNTDEGDNEARDRHDGGDRDVAGISHTLYTGLADIMYWVTGGIYIPPADIILDVNTASNYLHISADRKTASQKDHPNNSEKHSEQPKNHPGTLEKSRTWGGFQYRPQVLSTQFFKTGEHYWEVDVGGSQDWKVGLCYPSMNRKGWSPSVIGYNNKSWCLERKENQYSLLHNGSDIQLPGNDLILKIRIHVDYEAGKISFYNLSDPIRHLHTFTATFIEPLHAAFYVGEGCVKIAGKLRMKINRLVHTCNAKG from the exons ATGGCGTCTGCTGGTCTGAGCGAGGTGCTGGAGTGTTCCATCTGCCTGAACGTTTATACAGATCCTGTGACCCTGAGCTGTGGACACAACTTCTGTAGGAGATGTATCAGTGAAGCGCTGGATACACAGGAGAAGTCTGGAGGTTATTCCTGTCcaggatgtagggcaaagttcaggAATCGCCCTGCTCTACAGAGGAACACCACACTGCACAGCATAGTGGAGAACTTCCTGCCTATGAAGCCAGATCTGCAGTACACTGGAGTCTCCT CCTCTCTGTGTAAGGAACACCTGAGGGTCCACAACAAGGCACCAGAACACGTGTTATGTGCCCCCACCACCTCAATAAAGAGCAGGAAATGCTCCATCCATAACAGGATCCTGGAGTTTTACTGCACTGAGGACtctacctgtgtctgtgtgtattgtCTGATTGGAAAACACACTGGCCATAAGAAGGAAACACTGGACACGGCCtctgaaaagaagaagaagaaactaAGTACTCATCTGCAGAAACTGATGACAAGGGTAGGGGAGACTGAGAAAAGTATCCAGAGTCTGCTGAACAGCAGGAGAGAAGCACAGGAAAAAGCAGATGGTGAAACGGAGAGAGTCGCTGCCCTGTTTAGAAACCTCAGGAGACGACTGGATGACCTGGAGACCAAGATCATGAGTGACATCACCAACCAGGCAGGGAAAAAGTTCCAGTTTTATGATAAAAATGTCCAGCAGCTGGAAATGAAAAAGGAGGAGCTAtccaggaagatgcgtcacattgaggagctgtgtaacatgactgatccactgactgtcCTACAGGAAccagacacaggtgacttgtgtaaCACGGACGAAGGGGATAATGAAGCCAGAGACCGACATGATGGAGGGGATCGGGATGTGGCTGGCATCTCACATACATTATATACAGGACTAGCTGATATCATGTATTGGGTAACTGGAGGGATCTATATACCGCCTGCAGACATTATACTGGATGTAAATACAGCAAGTAATTATTTACATATATCGGCAGACAGAAAAACTGCATCTCAAAAAGACCACCCAAACAACTCTGAGAAGCATTCAGAACAACCCAAGAATCATCCAGGAACCCTAGAAAAATCCAGAACATGGGGTGGCTTTCAGTATCGTCCTCAAGTTTTGAGTACTCAGTTTTTTAAAACGGGCGagcattactgggaagtggatgttgggggGTCACAGGACTGGAAAGTAGGGTTGTGTTACCCCAGCATGAATAGGAAAGGCTGGAGTCCGTCAGTGATCGGATATAATAACAAGTCCTGGTGTTTAGAGCGGAAGGAAAATCAATATTCATTGTTACACAATGGCAGTGATATCCAGTTACCAGGAAATGACCTCATCCTTAAAATCAGAATACATGTAGATTATGAAGCTGGGAAGATCTCCTTTTATAACTTGAGTGACCCCATCCGACACCTtcacaccttcactgccaccttcaTTGAGCCCCTCCATGCAGCATTCTATGTAGGGGAAGGTTGTGTGAAAATAGCTG gaaaactgagaatgAAGATCAatcggctagttcacacttgcaatGCAAAAGGGTAG